ACCGTGAGCCCCACGAGTGACGCGACGGTGAATGCGCGCCGGACCGACTGTGCGGCGGCCTTGGCGTCGTCGAGCGGCTTGCGCAGTACGAGCGCGTAGGAGTTGCCGTCGATCTTCATCGGCAGGGCCACGTGCGCCTCGCCCGCCCCCGAGTTGCGAAGGTGAACGCCGCTCACGGGCCGGTTCCGGTTGAGCGCCTGGGGAACGTCCGAGAAGCGGCCGGGCCTGTGCGGCTGGGTGTCCGTGAGAAGGGTTCCGGAGCGGTTGAACACGAGCACGCGCGCCCCCGTGCGCCGCTCGAGCGCGCGGGCGAGGTGGTAGAGGCTGCGCGAGCCGGCGTGCAGCTGACGGAGGCTGAGATCCTCGAACGTGGCGCGCGAGGCCATCGCCGTGTTGCGCAGCGAGGTGACCTCCTCGCGCCTGAGCTGATGCTCGAGCGGCGGGAGCAGCCGCAGCGCCGCCACGGCCAGCACCACCGCGCTCGTGAACACCAGGGCCGCGACGATGCGACCCCTCAGCCCGAGCGCCGGCAGCCTCCGCATCTCAGGCGCAATTCAGCCGGTATCCGGCGCCGCGGACTGTGATCAGGAGCGTGGGAGCCGCCGGGTTCTCCTCGAGCTTCTCGCGCAGGTGACGCACGTGCACGTCGATCGCGCGCGGGTCGCGGTAGGCGTTGTCGCCCCAGATCGCGCGGAGCAGCTCCTGCCGGCCGAACAGCGTGCCGGGAGAGCGCATGAGCGTGGCCATCAGCTCGAACTCCGAGAAGGTGAGCTCCACCGGCTCGCCGTCGCGGGTGACCTCGCGGCGGGCGACGTCGAGCGCCACCCGGCCCACTCTCAGCACCTGGCTGCCGTGGGTGAGCGGATCGGCCCTGCGCAGAACGGCGCGGATGCGGCTTCTGAGCTCCGCGAGGCCGAACGGCTTGGTCACGTAGTCGTCGGCTCCCGCTTCGAGGCCGAGCACCGCGTCCGCCTCGGTGTCGAGCGCGGTGAGCATGATGATCGGGACGATGTTGCCCCGCGCACGCAGTGCCCGGCAGACCTCGTAGCCGTCCGGTCCCATGCCGAGCGCGACGTCGAGCAGCAGGATGTCGAACTGATCGGTGCTCGCGCGGTCGATCGCCGCGGCGCCGTCGGACACCGCCATCACCTTGTGCCCCTCCCGGGAGAACGACTGCCGGAGGCCCTCCCTGAGGGCCGATTCGTCATCGACCACGAGGATCTTCAGCGGCGAGTGCGTGACCACTGCGGCTCCGAGGCTACGACGGCTCCAATAAAGCCTTCTTAAGAACAAGCCGGCGCAGCGGGCGGTGCAGCACCAGCAACTCGCGCGCCGTTCGCGCAGCCCCC
This sequence is a window from Thermoleophilaceae bacterium. Protein-coding genes within it:
- a CDS encoding response regulator transcription factor, with product MVTHSPLKILVVDDESALREGLRQSFSREGHKVMAVSDGAAAIDRASTDQFDILLLDVALGMGPDGYEVCRALRARGNIVPIIMLTALDTEADAVLGLEAGADDYVTKPFGLAELRSRIRAVLRRADPLTHGSQVLRVGRVALDVARREVTRDGEPVELTFSEFELMATLMRSPGTLFGRQELLRAIWGDNAYRDPRAIDVHVRHLREKLEENPAAPTLLITVRGAGYRLNCA